In Pseudomonas hamedanensis, a single window of DNA contains:
- a CDS encoding GNAT family N-acetyltransferase — protein sequence MSHLNDLTALALPSGSQLQADASESRLSLSLDGQPLIRLRLDREAKGPIQLDERYALPAGQALWAACYWLFARDPDCRQLTWQLDQPPTEALLSGLLVNTEVAGEYRCERTLFWQLPQPWLGTSISGSYPQQMVISQGKRHPRRPVKPRGEVYRRFDARLGAWISLRTLEIEEDLPRFNRWQNSPRVASFWQEEGSLEQHREYLRKLDADPHTLTLIGCFDDQPFAYFEAYWAKEDRIAPFYEAGDYDRGIHMLVGEENHRGPHKVASWLSALVHYLFLDDPRTQRVVAEPRADNAKMIGHMHNQCFHCEKEFDFPHKRAALMILGRERFFDRCSLA from the coding sequence ATGTCCCATCTGAATGACCTGACTGCGCTGGCCTTGCCTTCGGGCAGTCAACTCCAGGCCGATGCCAGCGAAAGCCGCCTGAGCCTGAGCCTCGACGGCCAGCCGTTGATTCGTCTGCGCCTTGACCGCGAAGCGAAAGGCCCGATCCAGCTTGATGAACGTTACGCGCTGCCGGCGGGCCAAGCGTTGTGGGCGGCCTGTTATTGGCTTTTTGCTCGTGATCCCGATTGCCGGCAACTGACCTGGCAACTGGATCAGCCGCCGACCGAAGCCTTGCTCAGCGGTTTGCTGGTGAACACCGAGGTCGCCGGTGAATATCGCTGCGAGCGCACGTTGTTCTGGCAATTGCCGCAGCCCTGGCTTGGCACATCCATCAGCGGTAGCTATCCGCAGCAAATGGTGATCAGTCAGGGCAAGCGTCATCCGCGGCGACCGGTCAAACCGCGGGGTGAAGTCTATCGGCGCTTCGATGCCCGTCTTGGCGCCTGGATTTCTTTGCGCACACTTGAGATTGAAGAAGATTTGCCGCGCTTCAATCGCTGGCAGAACAGCCCCCGCGTGGCCAGTTTCTGGCAAGAGGAGGGCAGTCTCGAGCAACACCGCGAGTATCTGCGCAAGCTCGACGCCGACCCGCACACGCTGACCTTGATCGGCTGTTTCGATGATCAGCCGTTTGCCTATTTCGAAGCCTACTGGGCCAAGGAAGATCGCATCGCGCCGTTCTACGAGGCCGGGGATTACGACCGTGGCATTCACATGTTGGTCGGCGAGGAAAATCACCGCGGTCCGCACAAAGTCGCGAGCTGGTTATCGGCGCTGGTACATTACCTGTTTCTTGATGATCCGCGTACCCAGCGCGTGGTGGCCGAGCCGCGGGCCGATAACGCGAAGATGATCGGGCATATGCACAACCAGTGTTTTCATTGCGAAAAGGAATTCGACTTCCCGCACAAGCGTGCGGCGCTGATGATTTTGGGGCGTGAGCGGTTTTTTGATCGGTGCAGCTTGGCCTGA
- a CDS encoding TetR/AcrR family transcriptional regulator yields MNEQKALGVMRQLVDAGQLTDPDSARGKLLQVAAHLFRNKGYERTTVRDLAGAVGIQSGSIFHHFKSKDEILRAVMEETIRYNTALMRAALAEASDVRERVLALIRCELQSIMGGSGEAMAVLVYEWRSLSEEGQAKVLALRDVYEDIWLQVLGEAKDAGFIRGDVFITRRFLTGALSWTTTWFRAGGSLSLDQLADEALILVLEER; encoded by the coding sequence GTGAACGAGCAAAAAGCCCTGGGGGTCATGCGCCAATTGGTCGACGCGGGCCAGTTGACCGATCCTGATAGCGCCCGCGGCAAATTGCTGCAAGTGGCGGCTCACCTGTTCCGCAACAAAGGCTACGAGCGTACGACAGTGCGCGACCTGGCCGGTGCGGTGGGCATTCAGTCGGGAAGTATTTTTCATCACTTCAAGAGCAAGGACGAAATCCTGCGCGCGGTGATGGAAGAAACCATCCGTTACAACACCGCATTGATGCGCGCAGCGCTGGCCGAAGCCAGCGATGTGCGCGAGCGCGTGCTGGCGCTGATCCGCTGCGAATTGCAGTCGATCATGGGCGGCAGCGGCGAAGCCATGGCGGTGCTGGTCTATGAGTGGCGGTCGTTGTCCGAGGAAGGTCAGGCCAAAGTCCTCGCGCTGCGCGATGTTTACGAAGACATCTGGCTGCAAGTGCTGGGCGAAGCCAAGGACGCCGGTTTTATTCGCGGCGATGTTTTTATTACTCGACGCTTCCTCACCGGCGCACTGTCCTGGACCACCACCTGGTTCCGCGCCGGCGGCAGTTTGAGCCTCGATCAACTGGCCGATGAGGCGCTGATTCTGGTCCTTGAAGAGCGTTGA
- a CDS encoding substrate-binding periplasmic protein: protein MKSLPIRTAAGLMLAGLAALWVLPAQAAQLVRVGAAHFPPYTIRPENGADTGLLPQLVEALNRLQSDYQFVLVPTSIPRRFGDFKQGRIDMAIFENPQWGWKEIPHTDVDMGLEDAEIFVAQRQDNRQQSYFADLAGKRLALFSGYHYEFASFNADPKFLARNYNATLTYSHDSNLLMVLRGRADIALVTRSYLSDYLMRNEKVRDELLVSQRIDQVYHHYAILRSAAPISGEAFARLLKGLRDNGEMLKIFDPYKIAVVPVPQR, encoded by the coding sequence TTGAAGTCTTTGCCAATTCGGACGGCCGCCGGGCTGATGCTCGCAGGGCTGGCTGCGCTTTGGGTATTGCCCGCTCAGGCAGCGCAATTGGTTCGGGTCGGCGCGGCGCATTTTCCGCCTTACACCATTCGCCCTGAAAACGGCGCCGACACCGGTTTGCTGCCGCAACTGGTCGAGGCCTTGAACCGTTTGCAAAGCGACTATCAGTTCGTTCTCGTACCGACGTCGATTCCGCGGCGCTTTGGTGACTTCAAACAGGGCCGGATCGACATGGCCATCTTCGAAAATCCGCAATGGGGCTGGAAGGAAATTCCCCACACGGATGTCGACATGGGTCTGGAAGACGCCGAGATTTTCGTCGCGCAACGCCAGGACAACCGCCAGCAGAGCTACTTCGCCGACCTTGCAGGCAAGCGTCTGGCCCTGTTCAGTGGGTACCACTACGAATTCGCCAGCTTCAACGCCGACCCGAAGTTCCTCGCCCGCAACTACAACGCGACGCTGACCTATTCCCACGACAGCAACCTGTTGATGGTGCTGCGCGGGCGCGCCGATATCGCACTGGTGACCCGTTCGTATCTGAGTGACTACCTGATGCGCAACGAAAAGGTGCGCGACGAGCTGCTGGTCTCGCAACGTATCGATCAGGTCTATCACCACTACGCCATTTTGCGCAGCGCCGCGCCGATTTCCGGCGAAGCGTTTGCCCGACTGCTCAAGGGCTTGCGCGACAATGGCGAGATGCTGAAGATCTTCGATCCTTACAAGATTGCGGTGGTGCCGGTGCCTCAGCGCTGA
- a CDS encoding RNA polymerase factor sigma-70: MTEQVSTSRCDSPLLQAFVDNRLILVKIAARITGCRSRAEDVVQDAFFRLQSAPPITSSIKAQLSYLFQIVRNLAIDHYRKQALEQKYSGPEEEGLNVVIQGASPETSHINFSTLEHIADALTELPSRTRYAFEMYRLHGVPQKDIAKELGVSPTLVNFMIRDALVHCRKVSGSRRDAVIAGRR; this comes from the coding sequence ATGACGGAACAGGTATCCACAAGCAGGTGCGATTCACCGCTACTTCAGGCATTTGTCGACAACCGACTGATTCTGGTAAAGATTGCAGCGCGCATTACCGGCTGTCGGTCACGCGCCGAAGATGTGGTGCAGGATGCGTTTTTCCGCCTGCAATCGGCACCACCGATCACGTCGTCCATCAAGGCCCAACTGAGCTATCTGTTCCAGATCGTGCGCAACCTTGCCATCGATCACTACCGCAAACAGGCGCTGGAACAGAAGTACTCCGGCCCTGAAGAGGAAGGGCTGAACGTGGTCATTCAGGGTGCTTCGCCGGAAACCTCGCACATCAACTTCTCGACCCTGGAACACATCGCCGATGCGCTGACCGAGCTGCCCAGCCGCACCCGCTACGCGTTCGAGATGTACCGTTTGCACGGCGTGCCGCAGAAGGACATTGCCAAGGAGCTCGGCGTATCGCCAACCCTGGTCAACTTCATGATTCGTGATGCGCTGGTGCACTGCCGCAAGGTTTCGGGCAGCCGTCGGGATGCGGTGATCGCGGGTCGGCGCTAG